The Methanococcoides methylutens MM1 genome has a window encoding:
- a CDS encoding class I SAM-dependent methyltransferase: MNIRDIDWDEVWKEQMRLYNEVGGSSEKVDIWESKESARRYWEMSRNKGAARVEQTLKEIELTPDSRVLDIGAGPGALAIPISERVREVVAVEPSDGMFSVLEENIDSMNIDNIRCIHKGWEELDPEEVGDDFDVVIASYSLSVPDIRQAFEKIQAVSSGHVYVYWFAGETSWDDQYSAIWPALHNQEYHSSPKCNIMYNVLYDMGIYPNMNVFPLERSMTFSSLEEAVKHYIPHYRAYTPEKLEILREYLGTVLPQNEDGSIVHIGDTTRVRMWWDNSKI; this comes from the coding sequence ATGAATATCAGGGATATCGACTGGGACGAGGTTTGGAAAGAGCAGATGAGGCTTTACAACGAGGTGGGAGGCTCCTCAGAAAAGGTTGACATCTGGGAGAGCAAAGAAAGTGCCAGGAGGTACTGGGAGATGTCCCGCAACAAAGGTGCTGCACGGGTGGAGCAGACCCTGAAGGAGATCGAGCTCACGCCGGATTCAAGGGTTCTTGATATTGGCGCAGGTCCCGGGGCACTTGCGATCCCTATATCCGAGCGTGTCAGGGAAGTAGTTGCAGTAGAGCCTTCTGACGGAATGTTCTCAGTTCTGGAGGAGAACATCGATTCGATGAACATCGACAACATAAGGTGCATACACAAGGGATGGGAAGAGCTCGATCCTGAAGAGGTCGGCGACGACTTCGATGTTGTAATTGCTTCCTATTCACTGAGTGTTCCTGATATCAGGCAGGCATTTGAGAAGATCCAGGCAGTTTCCAGTGGTCATGTTTATGTTTACTGGTTTGCAGGAGAGACTTCCTGGGATGATCAGTATAGTGCCATATGGCCTGCTCTTCACAATCAGGAATATCACAGCTCACCCAAGTGCAACATCATGTACAATGTTCTCTATGACATGGGTATCTATCCCAACATGAACGTGTTCCCGTTAGAGAGAAGTATGACCTTTTCTTCACTTGAGGAAGCTGTGAAACATTACATTCCTCATTACAGGGCCTATACTCCTGAGAAGCTGGAGATCCTGAGGGAATATCTGGGTACGGTCCTGCCTCAAAACGAGGATGGTTCCATCGTGCATATTGGTGATACAACGAGGGTCAGAATGTGGTGGGACAATAGTAAGATATGA